From one Agathobaculum sp. NTUH-O15-33 genomic stretch:
- a CDS encoding MFS transporter encodes MGKLRIKAALCAVSMLTMGALATASGVADLAAAFPQVPVRLVQMLITLPILVQTPVTLFSSVFCRYISKKKLLLLACVLFLIGGLTPFFIHVFPVIMVMRCLYGAGIGLVVPLTASLAAEHFEGGQRAAVLGLVSAVGMLGGAFYTYVGGLLSVVGWQYCFLAYLIGLPVMAAVWICLPDGGPARRAETETRVSRGRLPGAVFAVAFLSLVYLVLYFAYTNNISLFVANTGLGDASHAGLSYSVVNGCGFAGGLLFGALHKRLRSWMLPVSVAVTMAGFFIIARSGTLAVLYAGSVLIGIGLAWFLPQTQVMISAAAPPEQATYAFGINGAISNAGQFLSAPVFGAIAAATGIATEGGMMLLAAAGYVLLTLCCLMMAGRSARHTAARDAGETA; translated from the coding sequence GTGGGAAAGCTTCGGATTAAAGCCGCGCTATGCGCGGTATCCATGCTGACGATGGGCGCGCTGGCAACGGCGTCCGGTGTGGCCGACCTTGCGGCGGCGTTTCCGCAGGTGCCGGTGCGGTTGGTGCAGATGCTGATCACATTGCCCATTCTGGTGCAGACGCCGGTCACGCTGTTCAGCAGCGTGTTCTGCCGCTATATCAGCAAGAAAAAGTTGCTGCTGCTCGCTTGTGTGCTGTTTTTGATCGGCGGGTTGACGCCGTTCTTCATCCATGTGTTCCCAGTGATCATGGTCATGCGCTGCCTGTACGGCGCGGGGATCGGGCTGGTTGTGCCGCTGACGGCCAGCCTTGCAGCCGAGCATTTTGAGGGCGGACAGCGCGCGGCCGTATTGGGGTTGGTCTCGGCGGTTGGCATGTTAGGCGGCGCGTTTTACACCTATGTGGGCGGGCTGCTGTCGGTCGTCGGCTGGCAGTACTGCTTTTTGGCGTATCTGATCGGCCTGCCGGTAATGGCTGCCGTTTGGATTTGCCTGCCGGACGGCGGTCCCGCGCGGCGGGCCGAAACGGAGACGCGGGTAAGCCGCGGGCGGCTGCCCGGCGCGGTGTTTGCCGTGGCGTTTCTTTCGCTGGTTTATTTGGTGCTGTATTTTGCGTACACGAACAACATTTCTCTGTTTGTCGCCAATACCGGGCTGGGCGACGCGTCGCATGCCGGCTTGTCTTATTCGGTGGTCAACGGCTGCGGCTTTGCGGGCGGTTTGCTGTTTGGCGCGCTGCATAAGCGGCTGCGTAGCTGGATGCTGCCGGTCAGCGTTGCGGTGACAATGGCGGGGTTCTTCATCATCGCACGGTCCGGCACGCTGGCGGTGCTGTATGCGGGCAGCGTGCTGATCGGCATTGGCCTTGCGTGGTTTTTGCCGCAGACACAGGTGATGATCAGCGCAGCGGCGCCGCCTGAACAGGCAACCTATGCGTTCGGGATCAATGGCGCGATCTCGAACGCGGGCCAGTTTTTGTCCGCGCCGGTTTTTGGCGCCATAGCCGCCGCGACCGGTATCGCGACCGAGGGAGGCATGATGCTGCTCGCCGCTGCCGGGTATGTGCTGCTGACGCTGTGCTGCCTAATGATGGCTGGACGCTCGGCGCGGCATACCGCCGCGCGCGACGCAGGGGAGACGGCGTGA
- a CDS encoding helix-turn-helix domain-containing protein yields MDYTVLDAFAGINLKIPLLSATLTIYDISYFTNTRSTDFAHNHFFHEIYLMLDGQASVVVDAERLPLSSGELLYLAPGVTHHFDYLPGTEFRYCNFAFDIDYKPAELNLPESIKDERFLIQNMGAHPWLRAQDGFGCRAAVDSLCYSQQTHYMGDFIKIRNYMANFFISALQAYSPIKSRPDFIEAITPENERIKNQTLKIAHYIQTHYTDDLSIENVSRALSYSPRHIQRMVSGYFGMSFSNLVLCYRIGHAQHLLYLTDLTIEQISERCGFSSSKIFTRHFKEQHGMTPTEYRHQTRRRNGRDG; encoded by the coding sequence ATGGATTACACCGTGCTGGATGCATTTGCCGGCATCAATTTAAAAATACCGCTTTTATCCGCCACGCTCACCATTTACGACATCAGCTATTTCACCAATACCCGCTCGACGGATTTCGCGCACAACCATTTCTTTCACGAGATCTATTTGATGCTGGATGGTCAGGCGTCCGTGGTGGTCGATGCCGAGCGGCTGCCGCTTTCCAGCGGCGAGCTGCTGTACCTCGCGCCGGGCGTGACCCACCATTTCGATTACCTGCCCGGCACGGAATTCCGCTACTGCAATTTTGCTTTTGATATCGACTATAAACCCGCCGAACTCAATCTGCCCGAATCCATCAAGGACGAGCGCTTTCTGATTCAGAACATGGGTGCGCACCCTTGGCTGCGCGCGCAGGACGGCTTCGGCTGCCGCGCAGCCGTAGACAGCCTATGCTACTCCCAGCAGACGCACTATATGGGCGATTTCATCAAAATCCGCAACTACATGGCCAATTTTTTCATTTCGGCGCTGCAGGCTTATTCCCCGATTAAGTCCCGGCCGGATTTTATCGAAGCCATTACCCCTGAAAACGAGCGCATTAAAAACCAAACGCTCAAGATCGCGCATTACATACAAACCCACTATACCGACGACCTCTCCATCGAAAACGTATCCCGCGCGCTGAGTTATTCCCCCCGCCATATCCAGCGCATGGTGTCGGGTTATTTCGGCATGTCGTTTTCCAACCTCGTGCTGTGCTACCGCATCGGCCATGCGCAGCACCTGCTGTACCTGACCGATTTGACGATCGAGCAGATCAGCGAGCGCTGCGGTTTTAGCAGCAGCAAAATTTTTACCAGACATTTTAAAGAGCAGCATGGTATGACGCCAACCGAATACCGCCACCAAACGCGCCGCCGAAACGGGCGCGACGGTTAG
- a CDS encoding N-acetylmuramoyl-L-alanine amidase: MPSIYLSPSTQEYNPYYDGGGSEEYYMNLIADAMVPYLISSGIEFTRNTPDMTAASSIQASNAGDYDAHVALHSNAAPPNLSGQLRGTDVYYYPRSDRSRRLAEITAANLKALYPLPDQVRAVPTTSIGEVARTRAPAILIEFAYHDNPEDAEWIKNNIDALGRNVVLSLCEFFGIPFVEPEPIRTATVEVESGNLNIRSAPSLTAPIIGKAPDGAQLFVLGQYDGWYVVRYNEYEGYVRGDYIVLNY; this comes from the coding sequence ATGCCCAGCATTTATCTTTCTCCCTCGACGCAAGAGTACAACCCGTATTACGACGGAGGCGGCAGCGAAGAATATTACATGAACCTGATCGCGGACGCGATGGTACCGTATTTGATCTCTTCCGGCATCGAATTCACCCGCAACACGCCGGATATGACCGCGGCGTCCTCTATTCAGGCATCAAACGCGGGTGATTACGACGCGCACGTCGCTCTGCACTCTAACGCCGCGCCGCCCAATCTGTCCGGCCAGCTGCGCGGCACCGATGTTTACTACTATCCCCGTTCCGACCGAAGCCGCCGTTTGGCGGAAATTACCGCGGCTAACCTAAAAGCCCTGTATCCCCTGCCCGATCAGGTGCGCGCCGTTCCCACCACGTCGATCGGCGAGGTCGCCCGCACACGCGCGCCCGCCATACTGATCGAGTTTGCCTACCACGACAACCCGGAGGACGCCGAATGGATCAAGAATAATATCGATGCGCTGGGCCGCAACGTGGTGCTTTCTCTATGCGAGTTTTTCGGCATCCCCTTCGTCGAGCCCGAGCCCATCCGAACGGCCACGGTAGAGGTGGAATCCGGCAACCTGAACATCCGTTCCGCGCCGTCGCTCACCGCCCCGATCATCGGCAAAGCGCCGGACGGCGCGCAGCTTTTCGTGCTAGGCCAGTACGACGGATGGTATGTGGTGCGGTATAACGAGTACGAGGGCTACGTACGCGGAGACTATATTGTGCTAAACTATTAA
- a CDS encoding zinc-dependent alcohol dehydrogenase has translation MKTLCGVRVGDMKDPNPETRGKVALLDLPLPAMGPQDVRIKVAYCAICGSDPHCVGGCFGQEQGSTDPIPLGHEISGVVLELGPEAHHKGLKVGDRVAGNFLRFCGGCYYCQNGQQQFCENAQTYNRPGYAPELIWHEDQVYKLPEEISLKEGCLLEPMSIIIRMMDKAQMKAGMRVCVCGGGPIGLLALQTFNLYGATSLTMIEPIADRRALASELGAQYLIDPSSESVVDRAMELTEGRGYDIVLDCSGSVRAVTALPDITAKCGMLIYGAQYPNEYELPFNISKYCYFNEITVTGVMVAPYAYPRALQMLSRLNLKCLTETVFDLDDAVAAFDAQLTGKYPKILVKCNPDLE, from the coding sequence ATGAAAACACTGTGTGGCGTGCGCGTCGGCGATATGAAAGACCCCAATCCGGAAACCCGGGGCAAGGTTGCACTGCTTGACCTGCCGCTTCCCGCGATGGGGCCGCAGGATGTGCGTATTAAGGTCGCTTACTGTGCGATCTGCGGATCCGATCCGCACTGCGTGGGCGGCTGTTTCGGGCAGGAGCAGGGCTCGACCGACCCCATCCCGTTGGGGCATGAGATTTCGGGCGTTGTGCTCGAACTGGGGCCGGAAGCGCACCACAAGGGACTCAAAGTGGGTGACCGTGTGGCGGGCAACTTCCTGCGCTTCTGTGGCGGCTGCTATTACTGCCAGAACGGCCAACAGCAGTTTTGCGAAAATGCGCAGACCTATAACCGTCCCGGTTATGCGCCCGAACTGATTTGGCATGAGGATCAGGTGTATAAGCTGCCCGAGGAGATCAGCTTGAAAGAAGGCTGCCTGCTCGAGCCGATGTCGATCATCATCCGCATGATGGACAAGGCGCAAATGAAAGCGGGCATGCGCGTTTGCGTGTGCGGCGGCGGACCGATCGGTCTGCTCGCGTTGCAGACTTTTAACCTGTACGGCGCAACCTCGCTTACCATGATCGAGCCGATCGCCGACCGCCGCGCGCTGGCCAGCGAACTGGGCGCGCAGTATTTGATTGACCCGTCCAGCGAAAGCGTTGTCGACCGCGCGATGGAGCTGACCGAGGGCCGCGGTTACGATATCGTGCTCGACTGCTCGGGTTCGGTTCGCGCGGTGACCGCGCTGCCCGATATTACGGCTAAGTGCGGCATGCTGATCTACGGCGCGCAGTATCCGAACGAGTATGAATTGCCGTTTAATATATCAAAATACTGCTATTTTAACGAAATTACCGTCACAGGCGTCATGGTGGCGCCGTACGCCTACCCGCGCGCGCTGCAAATGCTTTCGCGGCTCAATCTCAAGTGCCTGACCGAAACCGTGTTCGATCTGGACGATGCTGTCGCGGCGTTTGACGCGCAGTTGACCGGTAAATATCCCAAGATCCTCGTCAAATGCAATCCCGATCTGGAATAA
- the gltA gene encoding NADPH-dependent glutamate synthase, which produces MPNMNPKKMPMPEQPADVRNKNFEEVTLGYTPEMAIEEAQRCLNCKNKPCIAGCPVQVKIPEFIALVAEGKFLEAAAKIKETSALPAVCGRVCPQESQCECKCVRGIKGEPVAIGRLERFAADYAREHGEEKAQKPEPNGHKCAIVGAGPAGLTCAGDLARMGYAVTVFEALHTAGGVLMYGIPEFRLPKAIVQKEIDTLKDLGVEFVLDFVVGRSETIDELFADGYEAIFVGSGAGLPTFIGVPGENANGVYSANEYLTRINLMKAYQEGSPTPIQHAHKVAVVGGGNVAMDAARCAKRMGAEEVYIVYRRSEKELPARLEEIEHAKEEGVVFKFLTAPLEVLSDENYSVTGMKCQQMELGEPDESGRRRPVPVEGSEFTLDLDCVIAAIGTSPNPLIRTTTPGLDTNRKGCIVADDEHGITSKDGVFAGGDAVTGAATVILAMGAGKRAAAAMDAYIKNK; this is translated from the coding sequence ATGCCGAATATGAATCCGAAAAAAATGCCCATGCCCGAGCAGCCGGCAGACGTACGCAACAAGAACTTTGAAGAGGTAACGCTTGGCTACACGCCCGAAATGGCGATCGAAGAAGCGCAGCGCTGCCTGAACTGCAAGAACAAGCCCTGTATCGCGGGTTGCCCCGTACAGGTCAAAATCCCCGAGTTTATCGCGCTCGTGGCCGAGGGCAAGTTCCTTGAAGCCGCGGCTAAGATCAAGGAGACCTCCGCCCTGCCCGCTGTTTGCGGCCGTGTTTGCCCGCAGGAATCCCAGTGCGAGTGCAAGTGCGTGCGCGGCATCAAGGGCGAGCCTGTCGCCATCGGCCGTCTGGAACGCTTCGCGGCGGACTACGCGCGCGAGCACGGCGAGGAAAAGGCGCAAAAGCCCGAACCCAACGGCCACAAGTGCGCCATCGTCGGCGCGGGCCCGGCGGGCCTTACCTGCGCGGGCGATCTGGCGCGCATGGGCTATGCCGTTACCGTATTTGAAGCGTTACATACCGCCGGCGGCGTGCTGATGTACGGCATTCCGGAATTCCGTCTGCCCAAGGCGATTGTTCAGAAGGAGATCGACACGCTGAAGGATCTCGGCGTGGAATTTGTTCTGGACTTTGTCGTCGGTCGTTCGGAGACGATCGACGAGCTGTTCGCGGACGGCTACGAGGCGATCTTCGTCGGTTCCGGCGCGGGCCTGCCCACCTTTATCGGCGTGCCCGGCGAAAACGCCAACGGCGTATACTCGGCCAACGAATACCTCACCCGCATCAACCTGATGAAGGCTTATCAGGAAGGCTCGCCCACGCCCATCCAGCACGCGCACAAGGTCGCGGTAGTCGGCGGCGGCAACGTCGCGATGGACGCGGCTCGCTGCGCCAAGCGCATGGGCGCGGAAGAGGTATACATCGTATACCGCCGCTCCGAAAAGGAGCTGCCCGCCCGTCTGGAAGAGATCGAGCACGCCAAGGAAGAGGGCGTTGTATTCAAGTTCCTCACCGCTCCGCTCGAAGTGCTGTCGGATGAGAACTACAGCGTCACCGGCATGAAGTGCCAGCAGATGGAGCTTGGCGAACCGGATGAATCCGGCCGCCGCCGCCCCGTACCGGTGGAAGGCAGCGAATTTACGCTCGATTTGGACTGCGTGATCGCGGCCATCGGCACCAGCCCCAATCCGCTGATCCGCACGACCACCCCCGGCCTCGATACCAACCGCAAGGGCTGTATCGTCGCGGACGACGAGCACGGCATCACCTCGAAGGATGGCGTGTTCGCCGGCGGCGACGCCGTTACCGGCGCCGCCACCGTTATCCTCGCCATGGGCGCCGGCAAGCGCGCCGCCGCGGCGATGGATGCGTACATTAAGAATAAGTAA
- a CDS encoding NAD(P)-dependent alcohol dehydrogenase — protein MWIRAAVTKARGAPFAIERVELEACKPDEILVRVKAVGICHTDEAAQMQHLPVPLPAVLGHEGAGVVEAVGAAVTECEPGDHVVMTYASCGKCGPCVGGRPYACEEMGALNFMGVMPDGTRRLKLGGKALASFFSQSSFATHCVVKARNAVKVDDDLDFGLVAPFGCGVQTGAGIVLNCLKPPFGSSIAVFGCGTVGMCAIMAARIAGCEKIIAVGGNPRSLALAAELGATHTVNRKETDDMAAAIRKITGYGADYAIDTSGAEPMLRAGLDSLNYLGTLVMAGAGSTVTLDAGFAAKTVRGVSEGHSVPKAFIPKLLDYYRAGRFPVDRLIRYYPFEEINAAFAASHRGDAIKAVLRVED, from the coding sequence ATGTGGATTCGTGCGGCAGTGACCAAAGCGCGCGGCGCTCCGTTCGCTATCGAGCGCGTCGAATTGGAGGCGTGCAAACCGGATGAAATTCTGGTCAGGGTGAAAGCGGTGGGCATTTGCCACACCGACGAGGCGGCGCAGATGCAGCACCTGCCCGTGCCGCTGCCCGCGGTGCTGGGGCATGAGGGCGCGGGCGTTGTCGAGGCGGTTGGTGCGGCGGTGACGGAATGCGAGCCGGGCGACCATGTGGTGATGACCTATGCTTCGTGCGGCAAGTGCGGCCCTTGTGTCGGCGGGCGGCCCTACGCCTGCGAGGAGATGGGCGCTTTGAATTTTATGGGCGTTATGCCGGACGGCACGCGGCGGCTGAAGCTGGGCGGCAAAGCGCTCGCTTCGTTTTTCTCCCAGTCGTCGTTCGCGACGCATTGTGTGGTAAAGGCGCGCAATGCGGTCAAGGTGGACGACGATCTCGATTTCGGTCTGGTCGCGCCGTTTGGCTGCGGCGTGCAAACGGGCGCGGGGATCGTGCTCAATTGCTTGAAGCCGCCGTTCGGTTCGTCTATCGCGGTGTTTGGCTGCGGAACGGTGGGCATGTGCGCCATTATGGCCGCGCGCATCGCGGGCTGTGAAAAAATCATCGCCGTCGGCGGCAATCCGCGCAGTCTGGCGCTTGCGGCGGAACTGGGCGCGACCCATACCGTCAATCGCAAAGAGACGGACGATATGGCGGCGGCCATTCGGAAGATCACGGGCTACGGGGCCGATTATGCGATCGATACCAGCGGCGCAGAACCCATGCTGCGCGCCGGCTTGGATTCTTTGAACTATTTGGGCACGTTGGTCATGGCGGGGGCGGGTTCGACGGTCACACTGGACGCAGGCTTTGCCGCAAAAACCGTGCGCGGCGTCAGCGAAGGGCACTCGGTGCCGAAAGCCTTTATCCCCAAGCTGCTCGATTATTACCGCGCGGGGCGGTTTCCGGTCGACCGGCTGATCCGTTATTATCCGTTTGAGGAGATCAACGCGGCCTTTGCCGCCTCGCACCGGGGCGACGCGATCAAAGCCGTGCTGCGCGTGGAGGATTAA
- a CDS encoding sulfide/dihydroorotate dehydrogenase-like FAD/NAD-binding protein produces the protein MYQILEKRTLNANTKLMVIAAPHVARKAEPGQFIILRVDENGERIPLTIADYNRETGAVTIIFQEVGATTMALGEKNVGDSLADFVGPLGRASELEGLKKVAVVGGGLGCAIAYPQAKKLHEMGAEVDLIAGFRSKDIIILKDEMKNACTNLHIVTDDGSNGRKALVTQVLKELIDAGNQYDAVIAIGPMIMMKFVCETTLPYGVKTIVSMNTIMVDGTGMCGGCRLTVGGETKFACVDGPDFDGHLVDFDGAMRRAGVYKAQETAAKEKHLCRLTGEVR, from the coding sequence GTGTATCAAATTCTGGAAAAGCGGACACTGAACGCAAATACCAAGCTGATGGTGATCGCGGCGCCGCACGTTGCGCGGAAGGCCGAGCCGGGGCAGTTCATTATCCTGCGCGTGGATGAGAACGGCGAGCGCATTCCGCTCACCATCGCGGACTACAACCGGGAAACGGGCGCTGTCACGATCATCTTTCAGGAGGTCGGCGCGACGACCATGGCGCTGGGCGAAAAAAACGTCGGGGATTCTCTCGCCGATTTTGTCGGCCCGCTGGGCCGTGCAAGCGAGCTGGAGGGCCTGAAAAAGGTCGCCGTCGTCGGCGGCGGTCTGGGCTGCGCCATCGCCTATCCGCAGGCGAAAAAGCTGCACGAAATGGGGGCCGAGGTAGATCTGATCGCCGGCTTCCGCTCCAAGGATATTATTATCCTGAAGGATGAGATGAAAAACGCCTGCACCAATCTGCACATCGTCACGGACGACGGCTCGAACGGCCGCAAGGCGCTGGTCACGCAGGTACTCAAGGAACTGATTGACGCGGGCAACCAGTACGACGCGGTCATCGCCATCGGTCCGATGATCATGATGAAGTTCGTATGCGAGACCACCCTCCCCTACGGCGTCAAGACCATCGTGTCCATGAACACCATCATGGTGGACGGCACGGGCATGTGCGGCGGCTGCCGCCTGACCGTCGGCGGCGAGACCAAGTTCGCCTGCGTGGACGGACCGGATTTCGACGGCCATCTGGTCGATTTCGACGGCGCGATGCGCCGCGCGGGCGTGTACAAAGCGCAAGAGACCGCCGCGAAAGAGAAACACCTTTGCAGACTGACCGGGGAGGTGCGCTGA